The proteins below come from a single Psychrobacter sp. PL19 genomic window:
- a CDS encoding IS5 family transposase, with protein MPRTMLKDEHWIRLKPILLELNIYDKGNLRNTVEGVLYRMRVGCPWRDLPAYFGKPNTVYKAYQRWFRSNKLIQLFALLIKDSDLEWVFIDGTHIKAHQHSSGGNEADQAISKSVAGRATKIHLAVDAHGNPITFILSDGTTHDVKVAPDLVDKIDLSDTDILCADKGYDSDTLREHIKQAGSFDNIPRKKNTKSDNHHMDWDLYKIRHLVENAFAHLKRFRAVATRYDKLKQSYENTVALACAYIWLKL; from the coding sequence ATGCCTCGTACAATGCTCAAAGATGAACACTGGATAAGACTAAAACCTATACTACTAGAACTTAACATCTATGACAAAGGAAATCTTAGGAATACGGTTGAAGGTGTGCTGTATCGTATGCGTGTTGGCTGTCCTTGGCGTGATTTGCCCGCTTACTTTGGTAAGCCTAATACGGTCTACAAAGCTTATCAGCGTTGGTTTCGCAGCAATAAGTTAATTCAACTGTTTGCTTTGCTAATCAAAGACTCAGACCTTGAATGGGTGTTTATAGATGGTACTCATATCAAAGCGCATCAGCACAGTAGTGGTGGTAATGAAGCGGATCAGGCCATTAGTAAAAGTGTCGCAGGACGAGCAACTAAGATCCATCTAGCAGTCGATGCTCATGGTAACCCTATTACTTTTATCTTGTCAGATGGCACCACTCACGATGTTAAAGTCGCGCCAGATTTAGTTGATAAGATAGATTTAAGCGATACCGATATTTTATGTGCCGATAAAGGCTACGACTCTGACACACTAAGAGAACACATTAAGCAAGCAGGGAGTTTCGATAATATTCCTAGAAAGAAGAATACAAAATCTGATAACCATCATATGGACTGGGACTTGTATAAGATACGCCATTTAGTTGAAAATGCGTTTGCACACTTAAAACGGTTCAGAGCAGTAGCCACCAGATACGATAAACTTAAGCAAAGTTATGAGAATACGGTGGCGCTAGCTTGCGCTTATATCTGGCTGAAATTATGA